DNA sequence from the Candidatus Hydrogenedentota bacterium genome:
GACACGCTCCATTTCGCGGCAGGCAACACCTCCTTGGAAAGCCTGACCGATGAAGCGGTGCGGCTGGGACTGCACTTCATGATTTCACTGAGCCCCGACGAGTTGCGTGCCGTGCCCGCCTATCTCAAAGATTTTGCCTCGGCGCGCTGTGACCATATACTGCGCTTCGAGTGTGGATGTGAAAGCATCGAGAGCGAATGCTGCGGACTCATGGAAAATTTCCGCACCACCGTCTGCCCCGCAAGCATGGCCTTGGTCGTGAAAGATGCCAATACCTTTTCGAAGCTTCTCGGCGACACCTCACGCATGCCCGCGCGCCATGTGTCGCTCGTATCGGACACCTGGCCCAGACCCGAAGAAGTGCAGCGCATCCGCTATATAGCCGCTCAATATGGGCAGGAAAGCCAGCAGATTCACGTATCCTGTCCGTCGTGGTTCCCGCGCAGCAACGAACAGGCTGCCACGCTGCTTCCCCGATTTTTCCAATATCGCGCCGCTGCTGCCAGCCAAATCGGCGTCAATGCTGCCCTCATCGCCGACGATGTCGCCGTGCAGGAGACCATGGCCTATCTCAACGGACTTGCCCTCTTTTTCTCCGGACAATGCTATGTGGGCAGTCCCACCGGTCAAGATGGCGTGAACAGTCTGCTCTTCCGAAAAGGAGCGCAATGGCTGACCGTGCTCTGGTCGGACATGAAGGGGAGTACAGCTACCTTTGCCGTGGACGGCGCTATCAACCTCGCCCTTTACGATGCTTTCGGCAATGCCATGAAACTGGATGAGCCGGGACAGCGCGGGCTGGAAGTGCCCTGCGGCCCCATACCCGTGTATTTGACAGGAACCGGCGGCGCACTGCTCGGCCGTGCCGCAGTCAACCGACTGAAACAACAAATCGATTTCTTCATGGCGCAAAGCGACCTGCGCGAAAACCTTACGCCTGACGTGATCGAGCGCATCCAAAAAATCGGAGCGGAACCGCGAAGCGACGCCAACCGGCTGCGCTTCTTGGAATTGGCACGGACCCTGCCGTGGATCGAAGAACAATGGCACAGCCGAGGGCTGTCCCGCCACGTGGCTGTCCCCGCTATCATGCTTATTTCCGATATTCTGAAAACCATGGCCATTATCGAAGAGGATAGGGGAGAGCTCTTCCTCGAGCCTGTTTCCGATACGCTGGGCAGAACAGAAGAATTTCAGTCCTTGTATTTGACCGGCTCGGCAGGTTCCGCCAAGGCACGGGAACGGGGCGATTGGGTTTTGGGTGAGGTGCGCCGCCTCGTCGAAGACGCCGAATCCCTCGAACAAGCGGGACGCAAGATTGAAGCGGCCGGTATCGCAGCCCTCGCCGAAGCACGGGCACAATGTCTCAAAGCCGCGGCACGGGCAGAGGTGACCAACGAGTCCGCAGAGCTCGTACCGCTGCCGCTCACGCCCGCCGTAGAAACACCGGTGCCTGAGGCTGAAACAGCCGAAACCGGAGCCCTTGTCCCTGAAGCGCCGAAACCCGATGTGCCTGCCCAAGACAAGGATAAAGATACGGCAAAGGCAAAGGATGAGAGCGCCCCCGTGAAGGAGGAGAAGGCGGCGGAAGAGGCGGCTCCGGCGAAAAAAGACACGCCAAAAGAGACCCGCGCAGACGATACGGTTCATGTCGTCGTTTCCGGAGATAACCCCTATGCCATCGCCAAGAAGTATGGCGTGAAATTGGCGGATCTCCTCGAAGTGAACGATTTGACGTCGAAGTCAATTTTGAAGATCAATCAAGAACTGATCATACCGAAGAGCAAATCCGATTAACCGACTCCCGGTACTATCGCTTAGCTGCTCGAAAGAAGACGTTGCTGTGCCTCAGCCGCAGCGCCGCCTATGTAGTCAACCTTAATCAACGAATGTGGAAGTGTGCTTTATGGGATCGTCAAGAATTAAACCACAAACACTCAAAGGATTTCAAGACCTTTTACCCGAAGAAATGATTGCCAGAACAGACGTCATCGATCGCATCCGCCGCGTCTATGAACGCTTCGGTTTTGTACAGCTGGACACGCCGGTCATGGAACATCTGGAGACGCTCACGGGCAGCGCAGGCCTTGAAGTAAACAAGGAAATCTTTCAGCTCTTCACACCTGAGAATGAAGCCGCCGCCTTGCGTTTTGATCTCACCGTTCCCTTTGCACGCATCGTCAGTCAATATCGGGATCGCATCAAACTGCCCTTCAAACGATATCATGTAGGCCCCGTATTCCGCGCCGATAAACCCGGTTTGGGCAGGTTCCGTCAGTTCACGCAAATCGATATTGATATTGCCGGCGCACGGGGTGTTGTCGCCGATGCAGAAGTCATCGCCGTACTCTGCGAAGCCATGCGCGCTGTTGGCCTTGTCCAAGATGAAAAACCCCGCTTCCGCGTGCGCATCAGCAACCGCAAACTCATGGACGCCCTCTTGACGGGCAACGGTATCAGCGAAATGGCGCGCATAAAGCACAGCTTGCGCGTAGTCGATAAGCTGCAAAAAGTGGGGGCCGACAATGTGCGCGCCGAGCTAGGCAGCGGACGGGTCGATGAGTCCGGCGATCCCATCCCCGGCGTACACCTTGAACCAGCGCTCATCGAAGACATCCTCGCGTTCATTGATGTGAAAGCCGATAACAGGCGCGCTGTTGTTGAAAAGCTGCGCGCGCAACTGCCCGCCACAGAAGAAGCGGAGGTAGCGCTGACGGAGATGTCGGAACTGGCCGACTTTCTGGAGGTGCTCGAGATCTCCGAGGAAGAGGCGCGCTTCGATCCGAGCCTCACCCGTGGACTTGATTACTATACAGGCGCCGTCTATGAAATCGAAATTGTGGATTGTCCGAAGGTGGGCTCTGTGGGCGGCGGCGGACGGTACAACGAGTTGTGCAACCGTTTCCTTGCCCAAGAGATCCCCGCTACAGGCGCGTCGATCGGCGTTGATCGCTTGTTAACCGCCCTGCGCGAGTTGTCCTTGGTGCCCCTCCGTAAAAGCACCGTGCAGGTCTGCATCGCGGCCATCGGCAGGGTACACCCCCGCGAGCTGCTGCGTGTCGCCAAAGAATTGCGCTCGCTGGGCTTCAACACCTCCACCTATCTGGGCGGCAAAAAAAATCTCGCCAATCAGCTCAGCGACGCCGACCGCTACGAAATACCGGTAGCCGTCATTTTGGGCGAAGATGAATTGGAAAAGGGCGAAGTATCGATCAAAGACCTCTACGCAGGCAAACGAGTCCGAAAGGATATCCAAGATCGCGACGCCTACCGTGAAGCCGGCAAAGCGGCACAGGTCACTGTGAAACGGAGCGAAATGGCAGCGGCCATCAACGCCATTTTAGCCATGAATGACGCCGACGAAACGCCATAAAGCGGGGGA
Encoded proteins:
- a CDS encoding LysM peptidoglycan-binding domain-containing protein, producing the protein DTLHFAAGNTSLESLTDEAVRLGLHFMISLSPDELRAVPAYLKDFASARCDHILRFECGCESIESECCGLMENFRTTVCPASMALVVKDANTFSKLLGDTSRMPARHVSLVSDTWPRPEEVQRIRYIAAQYGQESQQIHVSCPSWFPRSNEQAATLLPRFFQYRAAAASQIGVNAALIADDVAVQETMAYLNGLALFFSGQCYVGSPTGQDGVNSLLFRKGAQWLTVLWSDMKGSTATFAVDGAINLALYDAFGNAMKLDEPGQRGLEVPCGPIPVYLTGTGGALLGRAAVNRLKQQIDFFMAQSDLRENLTPDVIERIQKIGAEPRSDANRLRFLELARTLPWIEEQWHSRGLSRHVAVPAIMLISDILKTMAIIEEDRGELFLEPVSDTLGRTEEFQSLYLTGSAGSAKARERGDWVLGEVRRLVEDAESLEQAGRKIEAAGIAALAEARAQCLKAAARAEVTNESAELVPLPLTPAVETPVPEAETAETGALVPEAPKPDVPAQDKDKDTAKAKDESAPVKEEKAAEEAAPAKKDTPKETRADDTVHVVVSGDNPYAIAKKYGVKLADLLEVNDLTSKSILKINQELIIPKSKSD
- the hisS gene encoding histidine--tRNA ligase, translated to MGSSRIKPQTLKGFQDLLPEEMIARTDVIDRIRRVYERFGFVQLDTPVMEHLETLTGSAGLEVNKEIFQLFTPENEAAALRFDLTVPFARIVSQYRDRIKLPFKRYHVGPVFRADKPGLGRFRQFTQIDIDIAGARGVVADAEVIAVLCEAMRAVGLVQDEKPRFRVRISNRKLMDALLTGNGISEMARIKHSLRVVDKLQKVGADNVRAELGSGRVDESGDPIPGVHLEPALIEDILAFIDVKADNRRAVVEKLRAQLPATEEAEVALTEMSELADFLEVLEISEEEARFDPSLTRGLDYYTGAVYEIEIVDCPKVGSVGGGGRYNELCNRFLAQEIPATGASIGVDRLLTALRELSLVPLRKSTVQVCIAAIGRVHPRELLRVAKELRSLGFNTSTYLGGKKNLANQLSDADRYEIPVAVILGEDELEKGEVSIKDLYAGKRVRKDIQDRDAYREAGKAAQVTVKRSEMAAAINAILAMNDADETP